A window of the Streptomyces luomodiensis genome harbors these coding sequences:
- a CDS encoding glycosyltransferase, producing the protein MCPYSPRSDLASSTSTRACGTRSTRSAFVPLARLLPSVDVVVSAGGTGTLLAALALGKPQVIRPFIADQPWNARRAADRGIAVEIEDLASAGDAVRQVISDPSYARTAKAVAEELAGLDDANRVVKALLDRL; encoded by the coding sequence GTGTGTCCGTACTCGCCACGGTCGGACCTGGCGAGTTCGACGTCGACGAGAGCCTGCGGCACAAGGTCCACGCGGTCGGCCTTCGTACCGCTGGCGCGACTGCTGCCCTCGGTGGACGTGGTGGTGAGCGCGGGCGGGACGGGCACACTGCTGGCCGCACTGGCCCTGGGCAAGCCCCAGGTGATCCGGCCCTTCATCGCCGACCAGCCCTGGAACGCACGGCGTGCGGCCGACCGGGGCATCGCCGTGGAGATCGAGGACCTCGCATCGGCGGGCGACGCCGTGCGCCAGGTGATCTCCGACCCCTCGTACGCCCGTACGGCGAAGGCAGTCGCGGAGGAACTCGCCGGCCTCGACGACGCGAACCGGGTCGTCAAGGCCCTCCTGGACCGGCTCTGA